One region of Mangifera indica cultivar Alphonso chromosome 3, CATAS_Mindica_2.1, whole genome shotgun sequence genomic DNA includes:
- the LOC123211327 gene encoding protein tesmin/TSO1-like CXC 3 isoform X4, with protein MDTPEKTNQIVTPLSKFEDSPVFNYINSLSPIKPVKSKPVTQTFNSLNFASIPSIFTSPHVSSHKETRFLRRNNCSDPSKPGLSSENGNKVCTNVGVATDGSQVYDNSAQRGESFDPGVSFEEVSVEASSDSKFAIELPRALKYDCGSPGCDPTPCGIETNSVSEMTHASVPIVQFAEKASENVSSEVEVHLSGTSHGEHKKEAAGCDWESLMSDAADLLIFNFHDQPEAYKGLMHKSMDPGARFGTSVMPQFPQNNISGEPYMRIVDLVGSCQQYETEDQSTQPGEINELQQINQMHNGDASDDMDRCLTDDPSEKEGDKVGMNIPVAFEAIPSLHSGMLRRCLDFEMVARRKNLNYGSNCSSSALLQSDERFASKDTQVVPFKPSNDSPQRILPGIGLHLNALAISLKDNKYTKHENFSSGRQLSLPGSTSSIHSPKSSQDPQHEFLTSASTDKDMIAVGNGVPLAENSSQTSGYLVSEEFNQNSPKKKRRMLENVGETEPCKRCNCKKSKCLKLYCECFAAGVYCIEPCSCQDCFNKPIHEDTVLATRKQIESRNPLAFAPKVQDEPSKTPSSARHKRGCNCKKSSCLKKYCECYQGGVGCSVNCRCEGCKNVFGRKDGSILMETEGEPEEDEMETCEKSAVDKKLQKTEIPKNEEQNPGSALPTTPLQFSRSLVQLPFLTKCKPSRSLLTIGSSSGFYAGNKYGKPNILRSQKMKCPEDDMPEILQSNCSPKGGIKTASPNSKRVSPPNTGLGSSPSRRSGRKLILQSIPLFPSLTPQH; from the exons ATGGACACTCCTGAGAAGACTAACCAGATCGTCACTCCACTCTCTAAGTTTGAG GATTCTCCTGTCTTTAACTATATAAATAGTCTTTCTCCAATCAAGCCAGTTAAGTCTAAACCCGTAACTCAGACATTCAACTCACTGAATTTTGCTTCTATCCCATCAATTTTCACTTCACCTCATGTCAGCTCTCACAAGGAAACTAGATTCCTCAGAAG GAATAACTGTTCGGATCCATCAAAACCAGGGCTTTCTTCTGAAAATGGTAATAAGGTGTGTACTAATGTTGGGGTTGCAACAGATGGATCTCAGGTGTATGATAACTCAGCTCAACGTGGGGAAAGTTTTGATCCTGGGGTTTCATTTGAAGAAGTATCTGTTGAGGCTTCCAGTGATTCAAAGTTTGCTATTGAACTTCCACGAGCCTTAAAGTATGATTGTGGGAGCCCTGGTTGTGACCCAACACCTTGTGGTATTGAGACAAATTCTGTTTCAGAAATGACTCATGCATCTGTGCCTATTGTTCAATTTGCTGAAAAGGCCTCTGAAAATGTTTCATCTGAAGTTGAAGTACATTTGAGTGGGACATCCCACGGCGAGCACAAAAAGGAAGCTGCGGGATGTGATTGGGAGAGTTTGATGTCTGATGCTGCAgacctattaatttttaacttcCATGATCAGCCAGAGGCTTATAAGGGCCTAATGCATAAATCAATGGACCCTGGAGCAAGATTTGGTACTTCTGTGATGCCACAATTCCCCCAAAACAACATTAGTGGAGAGCCGTATATGCGAATCGTTGATCTGGTTGGTTCTTGTCAGCAATATGAAACAGAAGATCAATCTACTCAACCTGGAGAAATCAATGAGCTGCAACAAATAAACCAGATGCACAATGGCGATGCTAGTGATGATATGGATAGGTGCTTAACAGATGATCCGAGTGAGAAAGAAGGTGATAAGGTGGGAATGAATATTCCAGTTGCTTTTGAG GCCATCCCTAGTTTGCACAGTGGTATGCTAAGGCGTTGTTTAGATTTTGAAATGGTAGCTCGCAGGAAGAACTTAAATTATGGTTCTAATTGTAGCTCTTCTGCGCTGTTGCAATCTGATGAGAGGTTTGCTTCTAAAGATACACAGGTGGTGCCATTTAAGCCTTCCAATGATTCTCCTCAGCGCATTTTGCCTGGGATTGGTTTGCATTTAAATGCTTTAGCAATAAGTTTAAAGGATAACAAGTACACCAAGcatgaaaatttttcttctgGAAGACAATTAAGTTTGCCTGGCTCTACTTCCTCCATTCACTCCCCTAAAAGTAGTCAAGATCCTCAGCATGAATTTTTGACTTCAGCCTCTACTGACAAAGACATGATTGCTGTTGGCAATGGAGTTCCACTGGCAGAAAATTCTTCTCAGACATCTGGATATTTAGTGTCTGAAGAGTTTAATCAGAATAGCCCCAAAAAGAAGAG GCGTATGTTGGAAAATGTAGGAGAAACTGAGCCTTGCAAGCGTTGTAATTGCAAGAAATCAAAGTGTTTGAAACT TTACTGTGAATGCTTTGCTGCTGGTGTCTACTGCATAGAACCATGCTCATGCCAAGATTGCTTCAACAAGCCTATTCATGAAGATACAGTTCTTGCGACTCGCAAACAAATTGAGTCGCGGAACCCACTTGCATTTGCTCCTAAAGTG CAGGATGAACCTAGCAAAACACCATCTTCAGCAAGACATAAAAGAGGCTGCAACTGCAAGAAATCTAGTTGCCTAAAGAAATACTGCGAATGCTATCAG gGTGGTGTTGGATGCTCAGTCAACTGCAGATGTGAAGGGTGCAAGAATGTATTTGGCAGAAAGGATG GTTCTATATTGATGGAAACCGAAGGTGAACCAGAAGAAGATGAAATGGAGACATGCGAAAAGAGTGCAGTTGACAAAAAATTGCAGAAAACTGAAATCCCCAAAAATGAAGAGCAGAATCCAGGCTCTGCTCTGCCCACAACACCATTGCAGTTTTCCAG ATCGTTGGTTCAGCTGCCATTTTTGACCAAGTGCAAACCATCGAGGTCTTTACTTACTATCGGATCCTCCTCCGGGTTTTACGCTGGCAACAAGTATGGAAAGCCCAATATTCTCCGTTCTCAGAAGATGAAGTGCCCTGAAGACGACATGCCCGAGATTCTTCAAAGCAACTGCTCTCCCAAGGGTGGTATTAAGACTGCTTCTCCCAACAGTAAGAGGGTCTCTCCACCAAACACTGGCTTAGGGTCATCTCCTAGTCGGAGAAGCGGGCGGAAGCTGATATTACAATCAATACCTTTGTTTCCATCGCTCACTCCACAGCACTGA
- the LOC123211327 gene encoding protein tesmin/TSO1-like CXC 3 isoform X2, with protein MDTPEKTNQIVTPLSKFEDSPVFNYINSLSPIKPVKSKPVTQTFNSLNFASIPSIFTSPHVSSHKETRFLRRNNCSDPSKPGLSSENGNKVCTNVGVATDGSQVYDNSAQRGESFDPGVSFEEVSVEASSDSKFAIELPRALKYDCGSPGCDPTPCGIETNSVSEMTHASVPIVQFAEKASENVSSEVEVHLSGTSHGEHKKEAAGCDWESLMSDAADLLIFNFHDQPEAYKGLMHKSMDPGARFGTSVMPQFPQNNISGEPYMRIVDLVGSCQQYETEDQSTQPGEINELQQINQMHNGDASDDMDRCLTDDPSEKEGDKVGMNIPVAFEAIPSLHSGMLRRCLDFEMVARRKNLNYGSNCSSSALLQSDERFASKDTQVVPFKPSNDSPQRILPGIGLHLNALAISLKDNKYTKHENFSSGRQLSLPGSTSSIHSPKSSQDPQHEFLTSASTDKDMIAVGNGVPLAENSSQTSGYLVSEEFNQNSPKKKRRMLENVGETEPCKRCNCKKSKCLKLYCECFAAGVYCIEPCSCQDCFNKPIHEDTVLATRKQIESRNPLAFAPKVVRSSDSLPEPGDEPSKTPSSARHKRGCNCKKSSCLKKYCECYQGGVGCSVNCRCEGCKNVFGRKDGSILMETEGEPEEDEMETCEKSAVDKKLQKTEIPKNEEQNPGSALPTTPLQFSRSLVQLPFLTKCKPSRSLLTIGSSSGFYAGNKYGKPNILRSQKMKCPEDDMPEILQSNCSPKGGIKTASPNSKRVSPPNTGLGSSPSRRSGRKLILQSIPLFPSLTPQH; from the exons ATGGACACTCCTGAGAAGACTAACCAGATCGTCACTCCACTCTCTAAGTTTGAG GATTCTCCTGTCTTTAACTATATAAATAGTCTTTCTCCAATCAAGCCAGTTAAGTCTAAACCCGTAACTCAGACATTCAACTCACTGAATTTTGCTTCTATCCCATCAATTTTCACTTCACCTCATGTCAGCTCTCACAAGGAAACTAGATTCCTCAGAAG GAATAACTGTTCGGATCCATCAAAACCAGGGCTTTCTTCTGAAAATGGTAATAAGGTGTGTACTAATGTTGGGGTTGCAACAGATGGATCTCAGGTGTATGATAACTCAGCTCAACGTGGGGAAAGTTTTGATCCTGGGGTTTCATTTGAAGAAGTATCTGTTGAGGCTTCCAGTGATTCAAAGTTTGCTATTGAACTTCCACGAGCCTTAAAGTATGATTGTGGGAGCCCTGGTTGTGACCCAACACCTTGTGGTATTGAGACAAATTCTGTTTCAGAAATGACTCATGCATCTGTGCCTATTGTTCAATTTGCTGAAAAGGCCTCTGAAAATGTTTCATCTGAAGTTGAAGTACATTTGAGTGGGACATCCCACGGCGAGCACAAAAAGGAAGCTGCGGGATGTGATTGGGAGAGTTTGATGTCTGATGCTGCAgacctattaatttttaacttcCATGATCAGCCAGAGGCTTATAAGGGCCTAATGCATAAATCAATGGACCCTGGAGCAAGATTTGGTACTTCTGTGATGCCACAATTCCCCCAAAACAACATTAGTGGAGAGCCGTATATGCGAATCGTTGATCTGGTTGGTTCTTGTCAGCAATATGAAACAGAAGATCAATCTACTCAACCTGGAGAAATCAATGAGCTGCAACAAATAAACCAGATGCACAATGGCGATGCTAGTGATGATATGGATAGGTGCTTAACAGATGATCCGAGTGAGAAAGAAGGTGATAAGGTGGGAATGAATATTCCAGTTGCTTTTGAG GCCATCCCTAGTTTGCACAGTGGTATGCTAAGGCGTTGTTTAGATTTTGAAATGGTAGCTCGCAGGAAGAACTTAAATTATGGTTCTAATTGTAGCTCTTCTGCGCTGTTGCAATCTGATGAGAGGTTTGCTTCTAAAGATACACAGGTGGTGCCATTTAAGCCTTCCAATGATTCTCCTCAGCGCATTTTGCCTGGGATTGGTTTGCATTTAAATGCTTTAGCAATAAGTTTAAAGGATAACAAGTACACCAAGcatgaaaatttttcttctgGAAGACAATTAAGTTTGCCTGGCTCTACTTCCTCCATTCACTCCCCTAAAAGTAGTCAAGATCCTCAGCATGAATTTTTGACTTCAGCCTCTACTGACAAAGACATGATTGCTGTTGGCAATGGAGTTCCACTGGCAGAAAATTCTTCTCAGACATCTGGATATTTAGTGTCTGAAGAGTTTAATCAGAATAGCCCCAAAAAGAAGAG GCGTATGTTGGAAAATGTAGGAGAAACTGAGCCTTGCAAGCGTTGTAATTGCAAGAAATCAAAGTGTTTGAAACT TTACTGTGAATGCTTTGCTGCTGGTGTCTACTGCATAGAACCATGCTCATGCCAAGATTGCTTCAACAAGCCTATTCATGAAGATACAGTTCTTGCGACTCGCAAACAAATTGAGTCGCGGAACCCACTTGCATTTGCTCCTAAAGTGGTTAGGAGCTCTGATTCTTTACCTGAACCCGGG GATGAACCTAGCAAAACACCATCTTCAGCAAGACATAAAAGAGGCTGCAACTGCAAGAAATCTAGTTGCCTAAAGAAATACTGCGAATGCTATCAG gGTGGTGTTGGATGCTCAGTCAACTGCAGATGTGAAGGGTGCAAGAATGTATTTGGCAGAAAGGATG GTTCTATATTGATGGAAACCGAAGGTGAACCAGAAGAAGATGAAATGGAGACATGCGAAAAGAGTGCAGTTGACAAAAAATTGCAGAAAACTGAAATCCCCAAAAATGAAGAGCAGAATCCAGGCTCTGCTCTGCCCACAACACCATTGCAGTTTTCCAG ATCGTTGGTTCAGCTGCCATTTTTGACCAAGTGCAAACCATCGAGGTCTTTACTTACTATCGGATCCTCCTCCGGGTTTTACGCTGGCAACAAGTATGGAAAGCCCAATATTCTCCGTTCTCAGAAGATGAAGTGCCCTGAAGACGACATGCCCGAGATTCTTCAAAGCAACTGCTCTCCCAAGGGTGGTATTAAGACTGCTTCTCCCAACAGTAAGAGGGTCTCTCCACCAAACACTGGCTTAGGGTCATCTCCTAGTCGGAGAAGCGGGCGGAAGCTGATATTACAATCAATACCTTTGTTTCCATCGCTCACTCCACAGCACTGA
- the LOC123211327 gene encoding protein tesmin/TSO1-like CXC 3 isoform X5, translated as MDTPEKTNQIVTPLSKFEDSPVFNYINSLSPIKPVKSKPVTQTFNSLNFASIPSIFTSPHVSSHKETRFLRRNNCSDPSKPGLSSENGNKVCTNVGVATDGSQVYDNSAQRGESFDPGVSFEEVSVEASSDSKFAIELPRALKYDCGSPGCDPTPCGIETNSVSEMTHASVPIVQFAEKASENVSSEVEVHLSGTSHGEHKKEAAGCDWESLMSDAADLLIFNFHDQPEAYKGLMHKSMDPGARFGTSVMPQFPQNNISGEPYMRIVDLVGSCQQYETEDQSTQPGEINELQQINQMHNGDASDDMDRCLTDDPSEKEGDKVGMNIPVAFEAIPSLHSGMLRRCLDFEMVARRKNLNYGSNCSSSALLQSDERFASKDTQVVPFKPSNDSPQRILPGIGLHLNALAISLKDNKYTKHENFSSGRQLSLPGSTSSIHSPKSSQDPQHEFLTSASTDKDMIAVGNGVPLAENSSQTSGYLVSEEFNQNSPKKKRRMLENVGETEPCKRCNCKKSKCLKLYCECFAAGVYCIEPCSCQDCFNKPIHEDTVLATRKQIESRNPLAFAPKVDEPSKTPSSARHKRGCNCKKSSCLKKYCECYQGGVGCSVNCRCEGCKNVFGRKDGSILMETEGEPEEDEMETCEKSAVDKKLQKTEIPKNEEQNPGSALPTTPLQFSRSLVQLPFLTKCKPSRSLLTIGSSSGFYAGNKYGKPNILRSQKMKCPEDDMPEILQSNCSPKGGIKTASPNSKRVSPPNTGLGSSPSRRSGRKLILQSIPLFPSLTPQH; from the exons ATGGACACTCCTGAGAAGACTAACCAGATCGTCACTCCACTCTCTAAGTTTGAG GATTCTCCTGTCTTTAACTATATAAATAGTCTTTCTCCAATCAAGCCAGTTAAGTCTAAACCCGTAACTCAGACATTCAACTCACTGAATTTTGCTTCTATCCCATCAATTTTCACTTCACCTCATGTCAGCTCTCACAAGGAAACTAGATTCCTCAGAAG GAATAACTGTTCGGATCCATCAAAACCAGGGCTTTCTTCTGAAAATGGTAATAAGGTGTGTACTAATGTTGGGGTTGCAACAGATGGATCTCAGGTGTATGATAACTCAGCTCAACGTGGGGAAAGTTTTGATCCTGGGGTTTCATTTGAAGAAGTATCTGTTGAGGCTTCCAGTGATTCAAAGTTTGCTATTGAACTTCCACGAGCCTTAAAGTATGATTGTGGGAGCCCTGGTTGTGACCCAACACCTTGTGGTATTGAGACAAATTCTGTTTCAGAAATGACTCATGCATCTGTGCCTATTGTTCAATTTGCTGAAAAGGCCTCTGAAAATGTTTCATCTGAAGTTGAAGTACATTTGAGTGGGACATCCCACGGCGAGCACAAAAAGGAAGCTGCGGGATGTGATTGGGAGAGTTTGATGTCTGATGCTGCAgacctattaatttttaacttcCATGATCAGCCAGAGGCTTATAAGGGCCTAATGCATAAATCAATGGACCCTGGAGCAAGATTTGGTACTTCTGTGATGCCACAATTCCCCCAAAACAACATTAGTGGAGAGCCGTATATGCGAATCGTTGATCTGGTTGGTTCTTGTCAGCAATATGAAACAGAAGATCAATCTACTCAACCTGGAGAAATCAATGAGCTGCAACAAATAAACCAGATGCACAATGGCGATGCTAGTGATGATATGGATAGGTGCTTAACAGATGATCCGAGTGAGAAAGAAGGTGATAAGGTGGGAATGAATATTCCAGTTGCTTTTGAG GCCATCCCTAGTTTGCACAGTGGTATGCTAAGGCGTTGTTTAGATTTTGAAATGGTAGCTCGCAGGAAGAACTTAAATTATGGTTCTAATTGTAGCTCTTCTGCGCTGTTGCAATCTGATGAGAGGTTTGCTTCTAAAGATACACAGGTGGTGCCATTTAAGCCTTCCAATGATTCTCCTCAGCGCATTTTGCCTGGGATTGGTTTGCATTTAAATGCTTTAGCAATAAGTTTAAAGGATAACAAGTACACCAAGcatgaaaatttttcttctgGAAGACAATTAAGTTTGCCTGGCTCTACTTCCTCCATTCACTCCCCTAAAAGTAGTCAAGATCCTCAGCATGAATTTTTGACTTCAGCCTCTACTGACAAAGACATGATTGCTGTTGGCAATGGAGTTCCACTGGCAGAAAATTCTTCTCAGACATCTGGATATTTAGTGTCTGAAGAGTTTAATCAGAATAGCCCCAAAAAGAAGAG GCGTATGTTGGAAAATGTAGGAGAAACTGAGCCTTGCAAGCGTTGTAATTGCAAGAAATCAAAGTGTTTGAAACT TTACTGTGAATGCTTTGCTGCTGGTGTCTACTGCATAGAACCATGCTCATGCCAAGATTGCTTCAACAAGCCTATTCATGAAGATACAGTTCTTGCGACTCGCAAACAAATTGAGTCGCGGAACCCACTTGCATTTGCTCCTAAAGTG GATGAACCTAGCAAAACACCATCTTCAGCAAGACATAAAAGAGGCTGCAACTGCAAGAAATCTAGTTGCCTAAAGAAATACTGCGAATGCTATCAG gGTGGTGTTGGATGCTCAGTCAACTGCAGATGTGAAGGGTGCAAGAATGTATTTGGCAGAAAGGATG GTTCTATATTGATGGAAACCGAAGGTGAACCAGAAGAAGATGAAATGGAGACATGCGAAAAGAGTGCAGTTGACAAAAAATTGCAGAAAACTGAAATCCCCAAAAATGAAGAGCAGAATCCAGGCTCTGCTCTGCCCACAACACCATTGCAGTTTTCCAG ATCGTTGGTTCAGCTGCCATTTTTGACCAAGTGCAAACCATCGAGGTCTTTACTTACTATCGGATCCTCCTCCGGGTTTTACGCTGGCAACAAGTATGGAAAGCCCAATATTCTCCGTTCTCAGAAGATGAAGTGCCCTGAAGACGACATGCCCGAGATTCTTCAAAGCAACTGCTCTCCCAAGGGTGGTATTAAGACTGCTTCTCCCAACAGTAAGAGGGTCTCTCCACCAAACACTGGCTTAGGGTCATCTCCTAGTCGGAGAAGCGGGCGGAAGCTGATATTACAATCAATACCTTTGTTTCCATCGCTCACTCCACAGCACTGA
- the LOC123211327 gene encoding protein tesmin/TSO1-like CXC 3 isoform X3: MDTPEKTNQIVTPLSKFEDSPVFNYINSLSPIKPVKSKPVTQTFNSLNFASIPSIFTSPHVSSHKETRFLRRNNCSDPSKPGLSSENGNKVCTNVGVATDGSQVYDNSAQRGESFDPGVSFEEVSVEASSDSKFAIELPRALKYDCGSPGCDPTPCGIETNSVSEMTHASVPIVQFAEKASENVSSEVEVHLSGTSHGEHKKEAAGCDWESLMSDAADLLIFNFHDQPEAYKGLMHKSMDPGARFGTSVMPQFPQNNISGEPYMRIVDLVGSCQQYETEDQSTQPGEINELQQINQMHNGDASDDMDRCLTDDPSEKEGDKAIPSLHSGMLRRCLDFEMVARRKNLNYGSNCSSSALLQSDERFASKDTQVVPFKPSNDSPQRILPGIGLHLNALAISLKDNKYTKHENFSSGRQLSLPGSTSSIHSPKSSQDPQHEFLTSASTDKDMIAVGNGVPLAENSSQTSGYLVSEEFNQNSPKKKRRMLENVGETEPCKRCNCKKSKCLKLYCECFAAGVYCIEPCSCQDCFNKPIHEDTVLATRKQIESRNPLAFAPKVVRSSDSLPEPGQDEPSKTPSSARHKRGCNCKKSSCLKKYCECYQGGVGCSVNCRCEGCKNVFGRKDGSILMETEGEPEEDEMETCEKSAVDKKLQKTEIPKNEEQNPGSALPTTPLQFSRSLVQLPFLTKCKPSRSLLTIGSSSGFYAGNKYGKPNILRSQKMKCPEDDMPEILQSNCSPKGGIKTASPNSKRVSPPNTGLGSSPSRRSGRKLILQSIPLFPSLTPQH; the protein is encoded by the exons ATGGACACTCCTGAGAAGACTAACCAGATCGTCACTCCACTCTCTAAGTTTGAG GATTCTCCTGTCTTTAACTATATAAATAGTCTTTCTCCAATCAAGCCAGTTAAGTCTAAACCCGTAACTCAGACATTCAACTCACTGAATTTTGCTTCTATCCCATCAATTTTCACTTCACCTCATGTCAGCTCTCACAAGGAAACTAGATTCCTCAGAAG GAATAACTGTTCGGATCCATCAAAACCAGGGCTTTCTTCTGAAAATGGTAATAAGGTGTGTACTAATGTTGGGGTTGCAACAGATGGATCTCAGGTGTATGATAACTCAGCTCAACGTGGGGAAAGTTTTGATCCTGGGGTTTCATTTGAAGAAGTATCTGTTGAGGCTTCCAGTGATTCAAAGTTTGCTATTGAACTTCCACGAGCCTTAAAGTATGATTGTGGGAGCCCTGGTTGTGACCCAACACCTTGTGGTATTGAGACAAATTCTGTTTCAGAAATGACTCATGCATCTGTGCCTATTGTTCAATTTGCTGAAAAGGCCTCTGAAAATGTTTCATCTGAAGTTGAAGTACATTTGAGTGGGACATCCCACGGCGAGCACAAAAAGGAAGCTGCGGGATGTGATTGGGAGAGTTTGATGTCTGATGCTGCAgacctattaatttttaacttcCATGATCAGCCAGAGGCTTATAAGGGCCTAATGCATAAATCAATGGACCCTGGAGCAAGATTTGGTACTTCTGTGATGCCACAATTCCCCCAAAACAACATTAGTGGAGAGCCGTATATGCGAATCGTTGATCTGGTTGGTTCTTGTCAGCAATATGAAACAGAAGATCAATCTACTCAACCTGGAGAAATCAATGAGCTGCAACAAATAAACCAGATGCACAATGGCGATGCTAGTGATGATATGGATAGGTGCTTAACAGATGATCCGAGTGAGAAAGAAGGTGATAAG GCCATCCCTAGTTTGCACAGTGGTATGCTAAGGCGTTGTTTAGATTTTGAAATGGTAGCTCGCAGGAAGAACTTAAATTATGGTTCTAATTGTAGCTCTTCTGCGCTGTTGCAATCTGATGAGAGGTTTGCTTCTAAAGATACACAGGTGGTGCCATTTAAGCCTTCCAATGATTCTCCTCAGCGCATTTTGCCTGGGATTGGTTTGCATTTAAATGCTTTAGCAATAAGTTTAAAGGATAACAAGTACACCAAGcatgaaaatttttcttctgGAAGACAATTAAGTTTGCCTGGCTCTACTTCCTCCATTCACTCCCCTAAAAGTAGTCAAGATCCTCAGCATGAATTTTTGACTTCAGCCTCTACTGACAAAGACATGATTGCTGTTGGCAATGGAGTTCCACTGGCAGAAAATTCTTCTCAGACATCTGGATATTTAGTGTCTGAAGAGTTTAATCAGAATAGCCCCAAAAAGAAGAG GCGTATGTTGGAAAATGTAGGAGAAACTGAGCCTTGCAAGCGTTGTAATTGCAAGAAATCAAAGTGTTTGAAACT TTACTGTGAATGCTTTGCTGCTGGTGTCTACTGCATAGAACCATGCTCATGCCAAGATTGCTTCAACAAGCCTATTCATGAAGATACAGTTCTTGCGACTCGCAAACAAATTGAGTCGCGGAACCCACTTGCATTTGCTCCTAAAGTGGTTAGGAGCTCTGATTCTTTACCTGAACCCGGG CAGGATGAACCTAGCAAAACACCATCTTCAGCAAGACATAAAAGAGGCTGCAACTGCAAGAAATCTAGTTGCCTAAAGAAATACTGCGAATGCTATCAG gGTGGTGTTGGATGCTCAGTCAACTGCAGATGTGAAGGGTGCAAGAATGTATTTGGCAGAAAGGATG GTTCTATATTGATGGAAACCGAAGGTGAACCAGAAGAAGATGAAATGGAGACATGCGAAAAGAGTGCAGTTGACAAAAAATTGCAGAAAACTGAAATCCCCAAAAATGAAGAGCAGAATCCAGGCTCTGCTCTGCCCACAACACCATTGCAGTTTTCCAG ATCGTTGGTTCAGCTGCCATTTTTGACCAAGTGCAAACCATCGAGGTCTTTACTTACTATCGGATCCTCCTCCGGGTTTTACGCTGGCAACAAGTATGGAAAGCCCAATATTCTCCGTTCTCAGAAGATGAAGTGCCCTGAAGACGACATGCCCGAGATTCTTCAAAGCAACTGCTCTCCCAAGGGTGGTATTAAGACTGCTTCTCCCAACAGTAAGAGGGTCTCTCCACCAAACACTGGCTTAGGGTCATCTCCTAGTCGGAGAAGCGGGCGGAAGCTGATATTACAATCAATACCTTTGTTTCCATCGCTCACTCCACAGCACTGA